In Oncorhynchus tshawytscha isolate Ot180627B linkage group LG06, Otsh_v2.0, whole genome shotgun sequence, the following are encoded in one genomic region:
- the LOC112253018 gene encoding polymeric immunoglobulin receptor, whose translation MAPHLLLVLRILFFLTGVSGTQSVSTVSHVSVKQGGSITIPCLYNQRYRNNVKCWCRGYNWFGCSTVVCTDHPKTSGKTSISDDINQRVFTVTMTSLSPSDTDYYWCIVERKSKADDGGRLQISVTPGTPELYVDQQQMTGVVGGSVTVLCYYSSQGSSGRWCRMGGPCVAVEHYVALDGTCVKLVQEESRTTNGYVLMVTMSGLMMENTGWYWCEKGDLQMPVHITVNQPTTTQSTTTNQNNGGTDEMQQEKNQRLERMFFYLLKAGSALLFLLCTIIAVVKIRENRHQDDTKDALTPESCFWRNLPTVCTKYFSPERNNNTLSVQNIMNESLQ comes from the exons ATGGCTCCACATCTCCTCCTTGTCCTGCGCATCCTGTTCTTCCTCACTGGAGTCTCAG GTACACAGAGTGTGTCCACAGTGAGTCATGTGTCTGTAAAGCAAGGAGGCTCCATCACCATCCCATGTCTCTATAATCAGAGATATAGAAACAATGTGAAATGCTGGTGTAGGGGATATAATTGGTTTGGTTGCTCTACTGTAGTATGCACTGACCATCCTAAGACCAGTGGAAAGACCTCCATCTCTGATGACATCAACCAGCGAGTCTTCACTGTGACCATGACAAGTCTTAGTCCTAGTGATACTGATTATTACTGGTGTATTGTGGAGAGGAAGAGCAAGGCAGATGATGGGGGTAGACTGCAGATATCTGTTACTCCAG GTACTCCAGAACTCTACGTGGACCAACAACAGATGACTGGAGTTGTAGGAGGGAGTGTCACTGTGCTCTGTTACTATAGTTCACAAGGAAGCAGTGGGAGGTGGTGCAGGATGGGAGGCCCTTGTGTGGCTGTGGAACATTATGTGGCTTTAGATGGAACATGTGTGAAGTTAGTGCAGGAGGAGAGCCGAACCACCAACGGTTATGTCTTAATGGTGACTATGAGTGGATTGATGATGGAGAACACTGGCTGGTACTGGTGCGAAAAGGGAGACCTACAGATGCCTGTTCATATCACTGTCAATCAACCAACCACAACACAGAGCACCACCACAA ACCAGAACAATGGGGGAACTGATGAGATGCAACAAGAGAAGAACCAGAG ATTGGAACGCATGTTTTTCTACCTGTTGAAAGCTGGAAGTGCACTGCTCTTCCTCCTGTGCACCATCATTGCTGTGGTGAAGATCAGGGAAAACAGACATCAAGATGATACCAAGGATGCATTGACACCAGAGAGTTGTTTCTGGAGAAATTTACCAACAGTTTGCACCAAATACTTTTCCCCCGAAagaaacaacaacacactgagtgtacaaaacattatgaatgagtcactacagtaa